The genomic DNA tatttgaaaggaataaactttttaatgtctgctactttcaatattatgaaaaaatgtatgatCCCTAGTAACTAGATGAAAAatgttttgataaattttatatagatagatagataaatatatttatttgatcctAGAGCCGTAGCTCGCTGAGGACCCCCTagcagatccgaattacggtaaattacagcaatttaccgtaaattaccgcaacttaccgtaatttacggtaaattgctgcaatttaccgtaattcggatctgctagggttttgataaattgaacgaagaaaataaaatctaaaacaTTGTTTGATCTTGACGTGTTGAGAGTAGAGCACTATCTCAAACGCTTCGTGATATGAGGCGTGCAAAAAACGAATAAACTTCTGGCAAACCAGTACGGGTTCTGACACTTCGAAATCCACTCTCGTATTTTAACATCTAACACCGCAAAATAAGATCATACTACGGGAAAAATAGCGTAAATATACTGGAATAAAAATACGGCATTCTATATTGATGAATGTagatcaaattattaattttttacatttattagaaaaaatcaaagtagatcgaaaaattaaaaaattattaaattgtatagATTCTAATCTATACCTTTAATGTGAGAAAATCTAAGTTATCTGAATACTTGTAATGATATCAATGTAGATCTACAATTTGAAAGTTCGGTCAACACTGATGAGAACAGATTTCTTTACGATTTGAATAATATCCAGCACTACACAATACCAAATCTTAAAGACACGGTACCGAAATGTCAAGTAAAGACAGTTGTTTACAGTCAAATATCCGATTATCAACAGACATTCCAGTGAAAAGCTTCACATTACAGTAAAATGCAGCAAATTTACCGCAATTATATGGTAAAATACCgcaattttacaaaacttcTACGGTAAAGTACTGCACTGTTACCACAACTTTACGGCGAAAATgcggcatttttaccgtaaactacCGTACTTTCACTGCAACATTGCCGCAAATTTACCGCAGCTTCATCGCAAATTTGCCGTAAATTTGCTGCATTtcgccgtaaattacggcaatttgccgcagattaccgtaatttacggtaattctgctagacgccgtaaattacggcaaattacggtaaatcattgtatttaccgtaatccggatccgctagggccatcaaaaaatacaaaaaaatcttataaaatatatacatgtatgtgtTTTACAGTTTTAACaaaaagattaattattttaataattaattaattattaatatttaaaaaatgatcaaaacAAGCAATCATAAATTCCATAAAAGTTTGTATTGTCATTAGTTCTGGCAGTAAAGAATTCCATACATGCATTCGATGAATTAAAAACGAGTTTTCATATATTGTTGATCTACATTTTGATATTCTTAAGTAATCTTGACTAATATCTTCCCTACGAAACAAATCAGACAGAAACTCTAAGTTTGatctcaataattaattaaagttcaaataaatttgtttgtaaaataggtaaacaataaaaaaaaagtctctccTCGTTTTTAACTTTAACCAACCTAATCTTTTATAGTAAGCACTGACATGTTCAAACTtagcaattttataaatgagtCTAACACACGCATTCAGTTTCctttgtaatttaagttgTAATATTAGTAAAAGCTGCAGcacaataatcaaaaattggaaaaatactGAATTTCTGATTAACTAtgataagaaattatttaaaaaattaatcggaATATTTAAGCAGGACGTCTActaggatattttgtccattTACTGGATATtgtagtatttttttcttcataaactattatttcttacaatatttctataattattttgaatcgcttataaatataacagaacattgcaaaatttttgaataatttaatatatattatttcttttaaaaacccACGAGAAATAGCGTAACCATCCATTTATTGGTTGATTTACTATAAGTTTTGGTTTTGAAAagaagatttatttttttttaatttatcggtatatatatattaagtaaTAAAGGTTCTTAAAACAACTTAAAATCCACTACAATTCATCTTATAGAGTAAATTTGCAGTCTCTATGAGACTGCACTagcatgaaaataataaaatataaattttgaaattttcttagacgcaaaataaattaaaaaattttcagatgaaAAAAGTACATCAATtggcaaaaataaaaaaaaattatttttatttgcctttatatttttttaccggaATTTCTTACTAGGAAatgtttttatgtataataaattaattaaattttactaataagttataaatttacacCTAAAAGCATTGATATCAATGATTAAATGTCAATTattgatactttatttaaACACTTCAgagtctttttatttttatgttcagACAaacgaattaattattaccttTTAATTTCAGTTGTACCTCAATTTATGATACAGGGAGGCGATATAATAAACTTCGATGGAACTGGTGGTGAAAGCATTTATGGTCCACATTTTgaagatgaaaattttaaaatccaaCACTCTACAAAAGGACTTCTTAGTACAGTTAACAAAGGGAAACCGCACACAAATAAttcacaatttattattacaactgAAATTAGCGGTCATTTAGACAATACTAATGTTGTATTTGGTAAAGTCTTGAGAGGAATGGGTATTGTACAAGAACTCAGTGAAGGTCCTATTGTAAAAGATAAACCActacaagtaattaaaatatttttataaaaatataaaagtttatttttttaaaataatttaaataaattttgaggtatcaaaaataattgattgtgGTGAAATAAAACAAGGAGAAAATTGGGGAATTGAAGAAAATGATGGAACTTTAGATATATTTCCACCGTTTCCAGAAGATTGGGATTATGTTTTGAAAACAGATCCATTAAATGTCGATGtaagtttattattcatatatatttaattaaaaatattgtttgaatCAAAGAAACAATGGACagtgaaaataattaagtataataataattacacaaataataataataaattaaattaacttattgTAACACTCTaagtaaatgaaaatttattttctcctcgacgggcggaaagcgtcaactttcgtcccgctgtgcaaaacgaagttgccgctttccgcctccgtcgaggagaaaaatagcatacactcctcgggaagtaaataagaaagcctcagatcacatgtttgttgacctcggcttcgcctcggccaacaattacatgtgatctgagacatttcttactttacttccctcgatgtgtaatatactattaattaattattgccaGGGTAGACATCGTTGGAAAGTCGATAGATTTTCTGTGATATTTGCTTGCTGTTCAccttttacaattttatttgaaatgttttaaattaaaataatacaaagttacaataaatttaagtgCATTTCTTCAAtgaaacattaaaattaaagtcaGTCGGTCACCAAACAAAAGTCCGGAGCCTTAGATGTTTGTCGGCTAACGGCCTGTTCTGCATCCGCAGAtccagtataaaaaaaaattacaaaattataaatcgttTGATGTTGCGTCTCAGGTTACCCTAGCGAACGTTGTCAAGGTCCAGGTCTCATGCCGTATCATGAGTTTAGACTTCGGGTCACGACGATGTTCGCGGAAATCGTTTATCTGTTTTAGTTACTCTGTTGAAGAACTTTTCTTCATCAAAGTGACCAAAGTTTCATTGGGATAAAGGTACCGTTTGTAGCCACTGCTCTATTTTTAgacatataatattttattataattaatgaaaaagagtAGAATCCAGTTCCTACTTTAATAATGGGACAAAAGTATCTCtaaacatatttaaaaaatcaattatgtTATTGTGTCTTTAAcgatttatttgatttatttaaatttttcaagtgtccaaaaccggccctaaagtggccaaaaacctAAAGTGGTACCACTACCCTATAtgttactaaaaaattaattataatttttgtttatttttttttaattagaactTGACGGGAACCTCACActtaaatactttattttaaataaataagatataGAAGTTGACTcgatttattgtaattatttttataattaattgttatatttatcCTACAGTTGATTATAGAATCATAGATCAACCACAAAAcgttcaattaatttaattatttttactgtacaTTTTCTTACGATTCAAACTAtctacaatttaattaatgtaaattttttttgtagcacaATTATGTGAAAGAcacaattgaaaaaataaaaaattctggtaataattactatggtaaaaaaaattatacaaaagccgagagaaaatataaaaaagctCTAGGGTATTATAATTGGCTAATGCAAAATAATACTCCAGAagatttacaattaattttatctaacATACGAATATCAATAATGTTAAATCAAGCTGTTACAAAATTGAAGTT from Microplitis mediator isolate UGA2020A chromosome 7, iyMicMedi2.1, whole genome shotgun sequence includes the following:
- the LOC130670826 gene encoding peptidyl-prolyl cis-trans isomerase D, which codes for MENFSTNLSTNDYKKNPIVFLDIAIDNEKIGRIIIELFKDVTPRTAENFRQLCTGEKGIGINGKKLCYKGSIFHKIVPQFMIQGGDIINFDGTGGESIYGPHFEDENFKIQHSTKGLLSTVNKGKPHTNNSQFIITTEISGHLDNTNVVFGKVLRGMGIVQELSEGPIVKDKPLQVSKIIDCGEIKQGENWGIEENDGTLDIFPPFPEDWDYVLKTDPLNVDHNYVKDTIEKIKNSGNNYYGKKNYTKAERKYKKALGYYNWLMQNNTPEDLQLILSNIRISIMLNQAVTKLKLLKYREALDLCNTVLSVDKTNNKALFRRSQAYIGLNDYETGLADLKQLQSFDPDNAEISREIDKINKSISLYLNHEKKTFKRMFR